Proteins from a genomic interval of Streptomyces sp. NBC_01445:
- a CDS encoding acyl-CoA dehydrogenase family protein produces MARLAQTAGLTDVQQEILSTVRDFVDKEIIPVATELEHRDEYPQQIVDGLKELGLFGLMIPEEYGGLGESLLTYALCVEEIARGWMSVSGIINTHFIVAYMLKQHGTQEQKDYFLPRMALGETRGAFSMSEPALGSDVSAISSKAVKDGEEYVLNGQKMWLTNGGSSNLVAVLVKSDEGHPEGTAPHKSMTTFLVEKEPGFGEVRPGLTIPGKIDKMGYKGVDTTELIMDGLRIPANRVLGGETGRGFYQMMDGVEVGRVNVAARGCGVAQRAFELGVSYAQQRHTFGKPIAQHQAIQFKLAEMATKVEAAHAMMVNAARKKDSGERNDLEAGMAKYLASEYCKEVVEDAFRIHGGYGFSKEYEIERLYREAPMLLIGEGTAEIQKMIIGRRLLEEYRFQG; encoded by the coding sequence ATGGCGCGACTCGCCCAGACCGCCGGTCTCACCGACGTCCAGCAGGAGATCCTCTCCACCGTCCGCGACTTCGTGGACAAGGAGATCATCCCGGTCGCGACCGAGCTGGAGCACCGCGACGAGTACCCGCAGCAGATCGTCGACGGCCTCAAGGAGTTGGGCCTGTTCGGCCTGATGATCCCGGAGGAGTACGGGGGTCTGGGCGAGTCCCTTCTCACGTACGCGCTGTGCGTCGAGGAGATCGCCCGCGGCTGGATGTCGGTCTCCGGCATCATCAACACGCACTTCATCGTGGCGTACATGCTCAAGCAGCACGGCACGCAGGAGCAGAAGGACTACTTCCTGCCGCGCATGGCGCTGGGCGAGACGCGCGGCGCGTTCTCGATGTCGGAGCCGGCGCTCGGCTCGGACGTGTCGGCGATCTCGTCGAAGGCGGTGAAGGACGGCGAGGAGTACGTCCTGAACGGCCAGAAGATGTGGCTGACGAACGGCGGCTCGTCGAATCTGGTGGCCGTCCTGGTCAAGAGTGACGAAGGACACCCGGAGGGCACGGCGCCCCACAAGTCGATGACGACCTTCCTCGTCGAGAAGGAGCCCGGCTTCGGAGAGGTCCGTCCGGGCCTCACCATTCCGGGGAAGATCGACAAGATGGGTTACAAGGGCGTCGACACGACCGAACTCATCATGGACGGACTACGCATTCCGGCCAATCGGGTGCTCGGCGGCGAGACCGGCCGAGGGTTTTACCAAATGATGGACGGAGTGGAAGTCGGCCGCGTGAATGTCGCGGCACGTGGCTGCGGTGTCGCGCAGCGTGCGTTTGAACTGGGAGTTTCCTACGCCCAGCAACGCCACACGTTCGGCAAGCCCATCGCCCAGCACCAGGCCATCCAGTTCAAGCTCGCGGAGATGGCTACCAAGGTCGAGGCCGCCCATGCGATGATGGTCAACGCAGCACGCAAAAAGGATTCCGGGGAACGAAACGACCTCGAAGCAGGGATGGCGAAGTACCTCGCCTCCGAATACTGCAAGGAAGTGGTCGAGGACGCCTTCCGGATCCACGGCGGCTACGGCTTCTCCAAGGAGTACGAAATCGAGCGCCTCTACCGCGAGGCCCCGATGCTCCTGATCGGTGAAGGTACCGCCGAGATCCAGAAAATGATCATTGGCCGCCGCCTGCTCGAGGAGTATCGATTCCAGGGCTGA
- a CDS encoding phosphatidylserine decarboxylase, which yields MPHSQTSAPRDGVLGGRIARGASPWLLPTVATAALSLARSRRSKKAAAVAVPATALAAGMLWFFRDPEREIAPGRVISPADGVVQSIMPWKDGRTRVAIFMSPLNVHVNRAPLAGTVTSVEHIPGGFVPAFNKESENNERVVWHFDTELGDIEMVQIAGAVARRIVPYVPQGTKLEQGERIGLIRFGSRVDIYLPEGVEVALEVGQKTVAGVTRIDRD from the coding sequence ATGCCCCACAGCCAAACCTCTGCACCACGCGACGGCGTCCTGGGTGGACGCATTGCGCGCGGAGCATCGCCGTGGCTCCTGCCGACCGTCGCCACAGCCGCCCTGAGCCTGGCCCGTTCGCGTCGCTCCAAGAAGGCCGCCGCAGTAGCCGTACCCGCCACCGCTCTGGCGGCCGGCATGCTGTGGTTCTTCCGCGACCCCGAGCGTGAGATCGCCCCCGGCCGGGTCATCTCCCCGGCCGACGGCGTGGTGCAGAGCATCATGCCGTGGAAGGACGGGCGGACCCGGGTCGCGATCTTCATGAGCCCGCTGAACGTCCACGTCAACCGCGCGCCGCTGGCGGGCACGGTGACGTCCGTGGAGCACATCCCCGGCGGGTTCGTCCCGGCGTTCAACAAGGAGAGCGAGAACAACGAGCGCGTTGTCTGGCACTTCGACACCGAGCTCGGCGACATCGAGATGGTGCAGATCGCCGGTGCGGTCGCCCGCCGGATCGTCCCGTACGTCCCGCAGGGCACCAAGCTCGAGCAGGGCGAGCGCATCGGTCTGATCCGCTTCGGGTCGCGCGTCGACATCTACCTCCCCGAGGGTGTCGAGGTCGCACTCGAGGTCGGCCAGAAGACCGTGGCTGGGGTGACTCGCATTGACCGTGACTGA